From Candidatus Poribacteria bacterium, one genomic window encodes:
- the msrP gene encoding protein-methionine-sulfoxide reductase catalytic subunit MsrP, protein MAYIKIPKEWEIPENQVTSESDYINRRKFIKDLGIASASALLFSSSNACAGKTGVEKQLEPFQAQKLAAENNSRFTVERPITDEVVAATYNNYYEFTSSKSTVWKRVDKFITRPWEIEISGMVEKPMTLDVDDLIKQMPIEERTYRFRCVERWAMVVPWIGFPMKALLEKVQPTADAKYVRMLTFLDPDMAPEQHNVRMPWPYFEGLTLAEAMNDLTLLVVGIYGHVLPPQHGAPIRLIVPWKYGFKSIKSIVSIELTDQKPRTFWNTLGPREYDFEANVNPNLPHPRWSQAKEWMIGSGDIYKTVIYNGYGDAVAHLYR, encoded by the coding sequence ATGGCGTATATCAAGATTCCAAAGGAATGGGAGATCCCTGAAAATCAAGTGACATCCGAGTCCGACTATATCAACCGTCGTAAGTTCATCAAAGATTTGGGCATCGCGAGTGCCAGTGCCTTGCTATTTTCCAGTTCAAATGCCTGTGCTGGGAAAACGGGAGTTGAGAAGCAGTTAGAACCTTTCCAAGCACAAAAACTTGCAGCTGAGAACAACTCACGTTTTACTGTGGAAAGGCCAATAACAGACGAAGTTGTTGCTGCTACCTACAACAATTACTATGAGTTCACCTCCTCCAAGAGCACGGTTTGGAAAAGAGTGGATAAGTTCATAACGCGTCCGTGGGAGATTGAAATATCGGGGATGGTCGAAAAGCCGATGACCTTAGATGTAGACGACTTAATCAAACAGATGCCTATCGAAGAGCGGACCTACCGGTTCCGTTGCGTTGAAAGGTGGGCAATGGTAGTGCCTTGGATCGGCTTCCCCATGAAAGCGTTGCTCGAAAAAGTCCAACCTACTGCTGATGCTAAATATGTCCGAATGCTCACATTTTTGGATCCAGATATGGCACCCGAACAACACAATGTTCGCATGCCGTGGCCCTATTTTGAAGGGTTAACGCTCGCGGAAGCGATGAACGACCTAACACTGTTGGTTGTCGGTATCTATGGACATGTTTTACCACCACAACACGGTGCACCTATTCGGCTCATCGTTCCTTGGAAGTATGGGTTTAAAAGCATCAAATCCATTGTGAGTATTGAATTAACGGATCAAAAACCGCGCACGTTTTGGAATACGCTTGGACCCAGAGAGTACGATTTTGAAGCAAACGTCAATCCCAATCTGCCACATCCACGTTGGTCGCAAGCCAAGGAGTGGATGATTGGCAGCGGCGACATTTACAAAACCGTCATTTACAACGGGTACGGCGATGCCGTAGCACACCTTTACCGATAA